In Trifolium pratense cultivar HEN17-A07 linkage group LG7, ARS_RC_1.1, whole genome shotgun sequence, a genomic segment contains:
- the LOC123898045 gene encoding peptidyl-prolyl cis-trans isomerase CYP71, whose protein sequence is MAEEHDNGANVSEDEPLVGPGPAPRARPKRPLQFEQAYLDALPSANMYEKSYMHRDVVTHVAVSSAEFFITGSADGHLKFWKKRPIGIEFAKHFRSHLGPIEGLAVSIDGLLCCTISNDRSVKVYDVVNFDMMVMIRLPYIPGAIEWVYNQGDVKARLAISDRNSSFVHIYDARSGSNDPIISKEIHMGPIKVMKFNPVYDTVISADTRGIIEYWNPTTLQFPEDEVSFKVRSDTNLFEIVKCKTSVSSIEVSPDGQQFSVTSPDRRIRVFWFRTGKLRRVYDESLEVAQDLQRSDAPLYRLEAIDFGRRMAVEREIEKTESAPQPNAVFDDSSNFLIYATLLGIKVVNLHTNKVARILGKVENNDRFLRIALYHGERSSKKVRKIPSVAANANESKEPLTDPTLLCCAFKKHRIYLFSRREPEEPEDATKGRDVFNEKPPADELLAVSDIGKSLTTSLPDNVIMHTTMGDIHMKLYPEECPKSVENFTTHCKNGYYDNLIFHRVIKGFMIQTGDPLGDGTGGQSIWGREFEDEFHKSLRHDRPFTLSMANAGPNTNGSQFFITTVATPWLDNKHTVFGRVVKGMDVVQAIEKVKTDKTDKPYQDVKILNVTVPKS, encoded by the exons ATGGCGGAGGAGCATGATAATGGCGCGAATGTAAGCGAAGATGAACCCTTAGTTGGACCCGGTCCAGCTCCTCGTGCTCGACCCAAACGACCTCTTCAATTCGAACAAGCTTATCTCGATGCTTTACCTTCCGCTAATAT GTACGAGAAAAGCTATATGCATCGTGATGTCGTTACGCATGTTGCTGTTTCGTCTGCAGAGTTTTTCATTACTGGAAGTGCAGATG GGCATTTGAAGTTTTGGAAGAAAAGGCCTATTGGTATTGAGTTTGCAAAACACTTTAGATCTCATCTTGGTCCTATTGAAGGTCTAGCT GTTAGTATTGATGGTCTGCTTTGCTGTACAATATCAAATGACCGTTCTGTAAAAGTATACGATGTAGTCAACTTTGATATGATGGTGATGATTCGGTTGCCATACATTCCTGGTGCTATTGAATGGGTTTATAATCAAGGGGATGTCAAAGCTAGGCTTGCTATTAGCGATAGGAACTCATCTTTTGTTCACATCTATGATGCACGATCTGGTTCAAATGATCCAATCATCTCCAAAGAG ATTCATATGGGTCCTATTAAAGTTATGAAGTTCAACCCTGTGTATGATACTGTAATTTCGGCAGATACAAGGGGTATCATCGAATACTGGAACCCAACAACACTCCAGTTCCCGGAGGATGA GGTGAGTTTTAAGGTTAGAAGCGATACTAACCTCTTTGAAATAGTAAAATGCAAGACATCTGTTTCGTCTATTGAG GTCAGCCCAGATGGTCAACAATTTTCCGTTACATCACCTGACCGTAGGATACGCGTGTTTTGGTTCAGAACGGGTAAACTGAGGCGTGTTTATGATGAATCCTTGGAG GTTGCTCAAGATCTCCAAAGAAGCGATGCTCCATTATATCGATTGGAAGCCATTGATTTCGGTCGAAGAATGGCTGTTGAGAGAGAAATAGAGAAGACAGAAAGTGCACCacaaccaaatgcggtttttgatGATAGTTCCAACTTTCTTATATATGCAACCTTGCTTGGGATTAAA GTTGTTAATTTGCACACCAATAAAGTTGCTCGAATACTTGGAAAAGTGGAGAATAATGATAGGTTCTTAAGAATAGCTTTATATCATGGTGAACGAAGCAGCAAAAAAGTAAGAAAGATTCCTTCAGTAGCTGCGAATGCAAATGAGAGCAAAGAGCCCTTGACAGATCCCACTCTCCTATGCTGTGCTTTCAAAAAGCACAGGATATATTTATTCAG TCGAAGAGAGCCTGAGGAGCCTGAAGATGCAACTAAGGGAAGAGATGTGTTCAATGAAAAGCCTCCCGCTGATGAACTTTTGGCAGTTTCAGATATTGGAAAGTCACTTACAACATCACTTCCTGACAATGTG ATTATGCACACCACTATGGGTGATATTCACATGAAGTTATACCCAGAGGAATGTCCAAAATCTGTGGAAAACTTTACAACTCACTGCAAAAACGGCTACTATGACAATCTTATTTTTCACAGGGTCATCAAAGGCTTCATGATACAAACAGGAGATCCTTTAGGAGACGGCACTGGTGGGCAATCCATTTGGGGAAGAGAATTTGAAGATGAATTTCACAAAAG TTTAAGGCATGATAGGCCTTTCACATTGTCAATGGCAAACGCGGGGCCAAATACCAATGGTTCTCAGTTTTTTATCACCACAGTGGCTACTCCATGGCTGGACAACAAGCACACCGTATTTGGTAGAGTTGTGAAGGGAATGGATGTTGTCCAG GCTATTGAAAAAGTGAAGACAGACAAGACAGATAAGCCATATCAAgatgttaaaattttaaatgtcACTGTACCAAAGTCTTGA
- the LOC123899085 gene encoding serine/threonine-protein kinase D6PKL2-like: MDPWLDDLTDDLQSLSFASTTTTNADIKRSTSFGSTTTASTSAHLSNRSLNPPITKHHAPLSDPRWSAIHRIRSESPSRHILPSDLRFSRRLGSGDISSVYLAELNDDGKIPAMFAAKVMDKKELVSRSKEGRAKTEREILESLDHPFLPTLYATIDAAKWLCLLTEFCPGGDLHVLRQRQPNKRFPESAVRFYASEVLMALEYLHMLGIVYRDLKPENVLVRSDGHIMLTDFDLSLKCDAADSTPAQIIISSQNSPQVVPQKYPHTGSSQFASSSCIIPNCIVPAVSCFQPKRKRKKKQNQFNGPEFVAEPIDVRSMSFVGTHEYLAPEIVSGEGHGSAVDWWTLGIFIFELFYGVTPFRGLDNELTLANIVARALEFPKEPTVPATVKDLISQLLVKDPARRLGSIMGASTIKHHSFFQGVNWALLRCTTPPYVPPPYSKDKDDLSDDSCPQTPIDYY, from the exons ATGGACCCATGGCTCGACGATCTCACCGACGACCTTCAAAGCCTAAGCTTCGCCTCCACAACCACCACCAACGCCGACATCAAACGAAGCACAAGCTTCGGTTCCACAACAACCGCCTCAACCTCCGCTCATCTCTCAAATCGATCCCTAAATCCGCCAATCACCAAACATCACGCTCCTTTATCCGACCCTCGCTGGTCCGCCATTCACCGGATCCGATCAGAATCACCTTCTCGTCACATCCTTCCGTCTGACCTTCGATTCTCCCGCCGTCTCGGTTCCGGTGATATTAGTTCTGTTTATCTTGCTGAACTTAATGACGACGGGAAAATTCCGGCGATGTTCGCGGCGAAAGTGATGGATAAGAAGGAGTTAGTTAGTAGAAGTAAAGAAGGAAGAGCGAAAACGGAGAGAGAAATACTTGAATCTCTTGATCATCCTTTTTTGCCTACTCTTTATGCTACTATTGATGCTGCGAAATGGCTTTGTCTTTTGACGGAGTTTTGTCCCGGCGGTGATCTTCATGTTCTCCGGCAACGGCAGCCAAATAAACGGTTCCCTGAATCCGCCGTCAG ATTCTATGCATCAGAGGTGCTGATGGCACTTGAATACCTTCACATGTTGGGAATAGTATACCGTGATCTCAAGCCAGAGAATGTGTTAGTAAGATCAGATGGCCATATAATGCTCACAGACTTTGATCTCTCATTAAAATGTGATGCTGCTGATTCAACACCAGCTCAGATAATAATCTCAAGTCAAAACTCTCCACAAGTAGTCCCACAAAAATATCCCCACACTGGATCCTCTCAATTCGCCTCATCTTCATGCATAATACCTAATTGTATTGTCCCAGCAGTGTCTTGTTTCCAACCAAAACGCAAAcgaaagaagaaacaaaaccaGTTTAATGGGCCTGAGTTTGTTGCTGAGCCTATTGATGTTAGATCCATGTCATTTGTTGGGACACATGAATACTTGGCTCCTGAGATAGTGTCTGGTGAAGGACATGGTAGTGCTGTGGATTGGTGGACCTTAGgaatatttatatttgaattattttatggTGTTACGCCTTTTAGAGGCTTGGATAATGAATTAACTCTAGCAAATATTGTGGCTCGAGCTTTGGAGTTCCCAAAGGAACCTACCGTGCCAGCCACGGTAAAAGATCTTATCTCACAGTTATTGGTTAAGGATCCAGCTAGGAGATTAGGATCAATAATGGGGGCTTCTACAATCAAACACCACTCGTTTTTTCAAGGTGTGAATTGGGCATTGTTAAGGTGTACAACTCCACCTTATGTTCCACCACCTTATAGTAAAGATAAAGATGATTTATCTGATGATAGTTGTCCACAAACTCCTATTGATTATTATTGA